One Bacillus amyloliquefaciens DSM 7 = ATCC 23350 DNA window includes the following coding sequences:
- a CDS encoding transposase has protein sequence MKFHYDSEQDRSICLNHQTLTYAATDRKGYRSYKSNPEICSACPFSNNAQDQRTTKRSSPDMYGRMIKKRSDKIVCLFQEKTSAKKEKIERSFADSKQMLRYCWLGKQNVREQVLLTAACQNMKKIAAYLAKACGSAFSAPEIK, from the coding sequence TTGAAATTTCATTATGACAGTGAACAAGACAGATCCATTTGTCTAAATCACCAAACGCTTACATACGCAGCAACTGACCGAAAAGGATATCGATCATATAAATCAAATCCTGAAATCTGTTCCGCATGCCCATTCTCGAACAATGCACAAGATCAAAGAACCACCAAAAGGTCATCACCCGACATGTATGGGAGGATGATAAAGAAAAGGTCAGACAAAATCGTTTGTCTGTTTCAGGAAAAAACCTCTGCAAAAAAAGAAAAAATCGAGCGAAGCTTTGCAGATTCAAAACAGATGCTTCGCTATTGCTGGTTGGGAAAACAAAATGTGAGGGAACAAGTTCTCCTCACAGCCGCATGCCAGAACATGAAGAAGATTGCCGCATACCTAGCCAAGGCATGTGGGAGTGCTTTTTCTGCACCTGAAATCAAATGA
- the lmr(B) gene encoding lincomycin efflux MFS transporter Lmr(B), which yields MILEKAQPSKQYKVMPIMISLLTAGFIGMFSETALNIALTDLMKELHITPATVQWLTTGYLLVLGILVPVSGLLLQWFTTRQLFIVSLAFSIVGTLIAALAPSFPFLLAARIVQALGTGLLLPLMFNTILVIFPPHKRGAAMGTIGLVIMFAPATGPTFSGLVLEHLNWHWIFWISLPFLVLALLFGIAYMQNVSDITKPKIDVLSIILSTIGFGGIVFGFSNAGEGSGGWSSPTVIGSLTVGAIALILFSIRQLTMKQPMMNLRAFRYPMFILGVVIVFICMMVILSTMLLLPMYLQSGLMLTAFTSGLILLPGGILNGFMSPVTGRLFDKYGPRWLVIPGFVITAAVLWFFSNITGASTALLIVVLHTCLMIGISMIMMPAQTNGLNQLPPEFYPDGTAIMNTLQQMAGAIGTAVAVSIMAAGQKDYMSTVKNPNDPSVYSHALIAGVQHAFIFAMIVAVIGLISAFFMKRVKVNHS from the coding sequence ATGATTTTGGAAAAGGCTCAACCTTCCAAACAATATAAAGTCATGCCGATCATGATTTCTTTGCTGACGGCAGGGTTTATCGGCATGTTCAGTGAAACGGCGCTGAATATCGCCCTGACTGACCTGATGAAGGAGCTGCATATCACTCCTGCGACCGTCCAGTGGCTGACGACGGGCTACCTGCTCGTTCTCGGTATTCTTGTGCCGGTTTCGGGGCTGCTGCTGCAATGGTTTACGACGAGGCAGCTGTTCATCGTGTCACTCGCCTTTTCCATTGTCGGTACGCTGATTGCGGCCCTTGCGCCAAGCTTTCCGTTTCTTTTGGCGGCAAGAATCGTACAGGCTTTAGGAACCGGGCTGCTGCTGCCGCTGATGTTTAATACGATTCTCGTCATCTTTCCGCCGCATAAGCGCGGAGCGGCGATGGGGACGATCGGGCTTGTCATCATGTTCGCCCCTGCGACCGGTCCGACTTTTTCAGGGCTTGTGTTAGAACATTTGAACTGGCATTGGATTTTCTGGATTTCCCTGCCGTTTCTTGTCTTGGCTCTTTTATTCGGAATCGCCTACATGCAGAACGTATCAGACATTACAAAGCCGAAAATTGACGTGCTTTCAATTATTCTGTCTACGATCGGATTCGGCGGCATCGTCTTCGGTTTCAGCAATGCGGGCGAAGGATCAGGCGGCTGGTCAAGCCCGACGGTTATCGGTTCGCTCACTGTCGGTGCGATAGCGCTCATCTTATTTTCCATCAGGCAGCTGACAATGAAGCAGCCGATGATGAATCTGCGCGCTTTCCGCTATCCGATGTTTATTCTCGGAGTCGTGATTGTATTTATCTGTATGATGGTTATCTTATCAACAATGCTTCTATTGCCTATGTATTTACAAAGCGGACTGATGCTGACGGCGTTTACGTCGGGTCTCATCCTGCTGCCGGGCGGTATTTTAAACGGCTTTATGTCTCCGGTGACAGGGCGTCTGTTTGATAAATACGGGCCGAGGTGGCTTGTCATTCCCGGGTTTGTCATCACGGCAGCCGTGCTTTGGTTTTTCTCAAACATTACCGGCGCTTCGACGGCCCTTCTGATCGTCGTGCTTCATACATGCCTGATGATCGGCATTTCCATGATCATGATGCCGGCGCAAACGAACGGGTTAAACCAGCTGCCGCCGGAATTTTATCCGGACGGAACGGCCATTATGAATACGCTCCAGCAGATGGCCGGCGCAATCGGCACTGCGGTGGCGGTCAGCATCATGGCGGCCGGTCAGAAGGATTATATGAGCACCGTGAAAAATCCAAATGATCCTTCCGTATACTCCCACGCGCTGATTGCGGGCGTCCAGCACGCTTTTATCTTCGCAATGATTGTCGCCGTGATCGGCCTGATCAGCGCTTTCTTTATGAAACGGGTCAAAGTGAATCACTCATAA
- a CDS encoding aminotransferase class V-fold PLP-dependent enzyme has product MNSPLLQYRSVFPVLQTHTMLASCSQSALARPVSKAITDYQESLLQYGGNWEEAIGRMEQARCEFAKLIGAQPEEIAVLPSVTAAASAVVSALPDCRKKQAVYTELDFPAIAHILKAQTGMELSVIPSEEGMIPLERYETYITEQTLFTCVPHVSFTSGFVQDIKRIAEISAKKGSLLFVDAYQSAGHVPIDVNEWGVDMLAAGARKYMLGIPGTAFLYVRKELAEQLNPKVTGWFGQQRASMLDLTHFSYADGAKRFETGTPAFISIYAAQAALSLLNDIGTDYIHQEVKKLSAFGYEYASEKGLRLAGPTSADDRPGMISIWDEKAAETASFLKRKNIVGALSGQIIRLAPHFYNTADDLIYAIDELAKARGI; this is encoded by the coding sequence TTGAATTCGCCTCTACTGCAATACCGATCTGTATTTCCGGTGCTCCAAACACATACGATGCTCGCGAGCTGCTCTCAAAGCGCTCTTGCCCGGCCGGTGTCAAAAGCGATAACCGATTATCAGGAAAGCCTGCTTCAGTACGGAGGAAATTGGGAGGAAGCCATCGGCCGCATGGAGCAGGCAAGATGTGAGTTTGCGAAATTGATCGGCGCCCAGCCTGAAGAAATTGCCGTTTTACCTTCAGTAACGGCTGCCGCCTCTGCCGTCGTTTCCGCTTTACCAGATTGCCGAAAGAAACAGGCGGTGTATACGGAATTGGATTTTCCGGCGATCGCTCACATTCTGAAGGCTCAGACTGGGATGGAGCTTTCAGTGATTCCGTCTGAAGAAGGAATGATTCCGCTAGAGCGGTATGAGACGTATATTACGGAGCAGACGCTTTTCACCTGTGTGCCCCATGTGTCATTTACATCCGGTTTTGTCCAGGATATCAAGCGCATTGCGGAGATATCCGCAAAGAAGGGATCGCTTCTTTTTGTCGATGCTTATCAATCGGCGGGGCATGTCCCGATTGATGTGAACGAGTGGGGAGTTGATATGCTGGCCGCGGGTGCGAGAAAGTATATGCTCGGCATACCGGGGACGGCGTTTCTTTATGTCAGAAAGGAACTTGCCGAACAACTGAATCCGAAAGTCACCGGGTGGTTCGGGCAGCAGCGGGCGTCGATGCTGGATTTGACCCATTTTTCTTATGCTGACGGAGCCAAACGCTTCGAGACCGGAACCCCGGCATTTATCAGCATATATGCGGCACAGGCGGCTTTATCCCTTTTAAACGATATCGGCACAGATTACATTCATCAAGAAGTAAAAAAACTCAGCGCATTTGGGTACGAATACGCTTCTGAAAAAGGGCTGCGCCTCGCAGGCCCGACGTCTGCCGATGACAGGCCCGGCATGATTTCCATATGGGATGAAAAAGCGGCGGAAACGGCTTCGTTTTTGAAACGGAAAAACATCGTAGGCGCGCTCAGCGGGCAAATCATCCGGCTGGCGCCGCATTTCTATAACACGGCCGATGACCTTATTTATGCGATTGATGAACTGGCTAAAGCGCGCGGTATATAA
- a CDS encoding cation diffusion facilitator family transporter: MASEREQISKKVALIALIANLILMAGKIFFGLIGDSEAVFADGIHSAADVVASIAVLAVIGISNKPPDQDHPFGHGKAEVISEAIVGIILVLVSVYILIEAISSFVEGPSIPQYSALFAALISYVAKQILYRYSIKQGEKWNSKAVIAIAYDHKGDIVASLAAFIGVLLAIIGNTRGWSYLLYADAIASVIVAYLIFKISMELIRPSVDVLMEKSVDPELIEEYKAVILHCPQVKRLDKIRAREHGHYKLLDVRLSLDHDLTIKQGHDIAREIRNEIKRHFSDVEEVLIHVNPYFEE, encoded by the coding sequence ATGGCAAGTGAAAGAGAACAAATAAGCAAAAAAGTTGCTTTGATTGCATTGATAGCCAATCTGATCTTAATGGCAGGAAAGATCTTTTTTGGACTGATAGGCGATAGTGAAGCAGTTTTTGCCGACGGTATACATTCTGCAGCGGATGTCGTGGCTTCGATTGCTGTCCTGGCCGTCATCGGCATTTCTAATAAGCCGCCCGATCAAGACCATCCTTTCGGGCATGGCAAAGCTGAGGTCATCAGCGAAGCGATTGTAGGAATCATATTAGTGCTCGTTTCCGTGTATATTCTAATAGAAGCGATTTCGTCCTTTGTTGAAGGTCCAAGCATCCCGCAATACAGCGCATTGTTTGCGGCTCTGATATCCTACGTGGCTAAGCAGATCTTATATCGTTATTCGATCAAACAAGGGGAAAAATGGAACAGTAAAGCGGTTATAGCGATTGCATACGATCATAAAGGCGATATCGTTGCCTCTCTTGCCGCTTTTATCGGCGTCCTATTGGCGATTATCGGGAACACCCGCGGATGGTCCTATCTGTTGTACGCCGATGCAATTGCCAGTGTTATCGTGGCGTACCTCATTTTTAAGATTTCAATGGAATTAATCAGGCCGTCTGTTGACGTTCTCATGGAAAAAAGTGTTGATCCCGAACTGATAGAGGAATATAAAGCGGTTATTTTGCATTGTCCTCAAGTCAAACGGCTCGATAAAATCCGAGCGAGAGAACACGGCCACTATAAATTGCTTGATGTCCGGTTATCTTTGGATCATGATTTGACGATTAAGCAGGGACACGATATTGCCCGCGAAATCCGAAATGAAATCAAAAGACACTTTTCAGATGTTGAAGAAGTGCTCATTCATGTGAATCCTTATTTTGAAGAATGA
- a CDS encoding DoxX family protein, with the protein MEDAGLLLIRIMIGVVFLFYGSQKLFGWFGGYGIKGTGQWFESIGVKPGNAAAALSGLGELASGILFILGVFLPLGAAIITIIMLGAIVKVHGAKGFANGAGGFEYNLVLIVVSIGVALIGSGAYAVHF; encoded by the coding sequence ATGGAAGATGCAGGATTGTTGCTTATTCGAATCATGATTGGTGTGGTGTTTCTGTTTTATGGATCACAAAAATTATTTGGCTGGTTTGGCGGATACGGGATTAAAGGAACCGGACAATGGTTCGAGTCAATTGGAGTTAAACCAGGCAACGCCGCGGCCGCTTTATCAGGTCTCGGGGAACTCGCAAGCGGAATTTTATTTATTTTAGGTGTATTCCTCCCGCTTGGAGCTGCTATCATAACGATCATTATGTTAGGTGCCATTGTAAAAGTTCATGGAGCGAAAGGGTTTGCGAACGGTGCAGGCGGTTTTGAATATAACTTGGTGCTGATTGTAGTCTCCATCGGAGTTGCACTCATCGGTTCAGGGGCGTACGCTGTGCATTTTTAA
- a CDS encoding twin-arginine translocase TatA/TatE family subunit, which produces MFSNIGIPGLILIFVIALIIFGPSKLPEIGRAAGRTLLEFKSAAKTLVSNEEPDKQTAEKDKTAG; this is translated from the coding sequence ATGTTTTCAAATATCGGCATTCCCGGGTTAATCCTGATCTTCGTCATCGCTCTCATCATTTTCGGACCTTCAAAGCTTCCGGAAATTGGCCGTGCAGCCGGCCGGACGCTGCTTGAATTTAAAAGCGCCGCAAAAACACTGGTCTCAAATGAAGAGCCGGACAAGCAGACGGCTGAGAAAGATAAAACGGCAGGCTGA
- a CDS encoding alkaline phosphatase D family protein has product MTHDGRLDEWIKELENKSFQNNTFDRRAFIQGAGKIAGLSLGLAIAQSIGAFEVNAAPKFSNYPFTLGVASGDPLSDSVILWTRLAPDPLNGGGMPKQAVPVNWEIATDEHFRHIVKRGTEMAKPNLGHSVHVEADGLKPNKVYYYRFKSGHELSPVGRTKTLPAPGADVSAMTFAFASCQQYEHGYYTAYKHMAKEKLDLVFHLGDYIYEYGPNEYVSKTGNVRTHSSAEVYTLADYRNRHAQYRSDANLKAAHAAFPWVVTWDDHEVENNYANVIPEKGQSVEAFVLRRAAAYQAYYEHMPLRRMSLPNGPDMRLYRQFSYGNLASFNVLDTRQYRDDQANGDGNKPPSDEWRDPKRTLMGTEQEQWLFENLAASKAKWNVLAQQIFFAQWNFGTTANPIFSMDSWDGYPAQRERVINFIKSKNLNNVIVLTGDVHASWASNLHTDFNQTNSKIFGAEFVGTSITSGGNGADKRADTDQILKQNLHIKFFNDYRGYVRCTVTPAQWRADYRVVPYVTEPGAEVSTRASFIYQKDQTGIRKVSQNAVAGGLKQSNEVEEDRFFAHNNAHEKQMRKKRAKISQ; this is encoded by the coding sequence ATGACACATGACGGCCGTTTAGATGAATGGATCAAGGAATTGGAGAACAAAAGCTTTCAGAACAATACGTTTGACCGCCGCGCATTTATACAGGGCGCGGGGAAAATCGCCGGCCTTTCCCTCGGGTTAGCGATCGCGCAATCCATCGGCGCGTTTGAAGTGAATGCCGCTCCGAAATTTTCTAACTATCCGTTCACCCTCGGCGTAGCTTCCGGCGACCCGCTGTCTGACAGCGTCATTCTCTGGACGCGTCTTGCCCCGGACCCGCTGAATGGGGGCGGCATGCCGAAGCAGGCTGTGCCGGTAAATTGGGAAATCGCCACTGATGAACATTTCCGCCATATCGTCAAACGCGGAACGGAGATGGCCAAGCCGAATCTCGGACACTCCGTCCATGTCGAAGCGGACGGGCTCAAGCCCAATAAAGTGTACTATTACCGGTTTAAAAGCGGGCATGAGCTCAGCCCCGTCGGCCGGACGAAAACGCTACCCGCCCCCGGTGCTGACGTGTCCGCCATGACGTTTGCGTTTGCCTCATGCCAGCAGTATGAACACGGCTATTATACGGCGTATAAGCATATGGCGAAGGAAAAGCTTGATCTTGTCTTCCATCTCGGAGATTACATTTATGAATACGGACCGAATGAATATGTGTCAAAAACGGGGAATGTCAGGACGCACAGCAGCGCCGAAGTGTATACACTGGCAGATTACCGCAACCGTCACGCCCAATACCGCTCTGATGCCAATCTGAAAGCCGCCCACGCCGCATTTCCGTGGGTCGTGACATGGGACGATCATGAGGTGGAAAACAATTATGCCAATGTCATCCCTGAAAAAGGCCAATCGGTTGAAGCGTTTGTGCTCAGACGGGCCGCAGCTTATCAGGCTTATTATGAACACATGCCGCTCAGGCGCATGTCACTGCCGAACGGTCCTGATATGCGGCTGTACAGGCAATTCTCATATGGCAATTTAGCCTCGTTTAATGTGCTTGATACAAGACAGTACAGAGATGACCAGGCCAACGGAGACGGGAATAAGCCCCCTTCTGATGAGTGGAGAGACCCGAAACGCACATTGATGGGGACAGAGCAGGAGCAATGGCTGTTCGAAAATTTAGCCGCCTCAAAAGCGAAGTGGAATGTGCTGGCGCAGCAAATCTTTTTCGCGCAATGGAATTTCGGAACAACCGCCAATCCGATATTCAGCATGGATTCATGGGACGGCTACCCGGCTCAGCGGGAGCGGGTCATCAATTTTATAAAAAGCAAAAATCTGAACAATGTCATCGTGCTGACGGGTGATGTTCATGCAAGCTGGGCGTCAAACCTGCATACCGATTTTAATCAAACGAATTCAAAGATTTTCGGAGCCGAATTCGTCGGGACTTCCATTACATCTGGAGGAAACGGGGCGGATAAACGGGCCGATACGGATCAGATCTTAAAACAAAACCTGCACATCAAGTTTTTTAACGATTATCGCGGCTATGTCCGCTGTACGGTGACGCCCGCCCAATGGAGAGCGGATTACAGAGTGGTGCCGTATGTGACGGAGCCGGGGGCTGAGGTATCCACACGGGCTTCCTTCATTTATCAGAAAGACCAGACGGGGATTCGGAAGGTCTCTCAAAACGCGGTTGCGGGAGGCTTAAAGCAGTCAAACGAAGTGGAAGAGGATCGATTCTTCGCCCATAACAATGCGCACGAAAAGCAAATGAGAAAGAAACGGGCCAAAATCTCACAATAA
- a CDS encoding cell wall hydrolase — protein sequence MAVVKASSADVDLMARLLRAEAEGEGKQGMLLVGNVGINRVRANCSDFKGLRTIRQMVFQPHAFEAVTHGYFYQRPRESERRLARRTINGERFWPAKFSLWYFKPPGDCPPTWYNQPFVGRFKSHCFYQPTGETCENVYNTF from the coding sequence ATGGCAGTCGTAAAAGCGTCGAGCGCCGATGTCGATCTAATGGCAAGGCTGCTCAGGGCGGAAGCGGAAGGCGAAGGAAAGCAGGGAATGCTGCTGGTCGGCAATGTGGGAATCAATCGGGTGCGGGCGAATTGTTCTGATTTTAAAGGCCTGCGCACCATTAGGCAGATGGTATTTCAGCCGCACGCGTTTGAAGCGGTGACTCACGGATACTTTTACCAGAGGCCGCGCGAATCCGAGCGGAGGCTTGCCCGCCGGACGATTAATGGTGAACGGTTTTGGCCGGCTAAATTCAGTCTGTGGTATTTTAAGCCGCCGGGAGACTGCCCGCCGACTTGGTATAATCAGCCGTTTGTCGGCAGATTCAAGTCCCACTGCTTCTATCAGCCGACAGGCGAAACATGCGAAAACGTGTACAATACATTTTAA
- a CDS encoding TetR/AcrR family transcriptional regulator, with translation MSYGDSREKILAAATKLFQLQGYYGTGLNQIIKESGAPKGSLYYHFPDGKEQLAIEAVNEMSHYIRMKIKESLDAYPDPAESIQAFLQDLSRQFTCPENFEGFPVGLLAAETALRSEKLQQACQCAYQEWENLFAGKLRSAGFSDEKAAEISTVLNAMIEGGIILSLAKKDKMPIIHISKQIPSLLRT, from the coding sequence ATAAGTTATGGAGATTCTCGTGAAAAAATACTCGCCGCGGCAACCAAGCTGTTTCAGCTGCAGGGGTATTACGGCACGGGTCTGAATCAGATTATTAAAGAAAGCGGTGCGCCGAAAGGTTCTCTTTACTATCATTTTCCGGACGGCAAAGAGCAGCTCGCCATTGAGGCTGTCAATGAAATGAGCCATTATATCCGTATGAAAATAAAAGAAAGCCTTGATGCCTATCCTGATCCTGCGGAAAGCATTCAAGCGTTTTTACAGGACTTATCACGCCAATTTACATGTCCGGAGAACTTCGAAGGGTTTCCTGTCGGTTTACTGGCTGCCGAAACTGCTTTAAGAAGCGAAAAACTCCAGCAGGCCTGTCAGTGCGCTTATCAGGAATGGGAGAATCTGTTCGCGGGCAAATTGAGATCTGCCGGTTTTTCTGATGAAAAAGCGGCGGAAATCAGCACTGTTTTAAATGCCATGATAGAAGGCGGCATCATTTTGTCCTTAGCCAAAAAAGACAAAATGCCGATCATCCATATTTCAAAACAAATCCCCAGCCTTCTGAGGACATAA
- the tatC gene encoding twin-arginine translocase subunit TatC — translation MDKKETHLIGHLEEIRQRLIKTVIAFLVFFIGACWFVQDIYDWLIKDLPGRLAVLGPSEILWVYMMIAGICAITATIPVAAFQLWRFTAPALTAFERRAALLYIPGLSVLFIIGISFGYFVLFPIVLGFLTQLSAGHFDMVFTADKYFTFMLNLTLPFGFLFEMPLAVMFLTRLGIVNPTRLAKARKLSYFLLIVVSVLITPPDFMSDFLVMIPLLVLYEISVTLSRIVYRKKWAETPSAA, via the coding sequence TTGGATAAAAAAGAAACCCACTTGATCGGGCATTTAGAGGAAATCCGGCAGCGTCTCATTAAAACCGTCATCGCCTTTCTCGTGTTTTTTATCGGCGCCTGCTGGTTTGTACAGGATATTTATGACTGGCTGATCAAGGATTTGCCTGGCAGACTGGCCGTTTTAGGCCCGAGCGAGATTTTATGGGTGTACATGATGATTGCGGGAATTTGCGCCATTACGGCAACGATTCCGGTTGCCGCCTTTCAGCTCTGGCGTTTTACGGCGCCGGCCTTGACCGCGTTTGAACGCCGCGCCGCTTTGCTTTACATTCCGGGGCTTTCCGTTTTGTTTATCATCGGAATTTCCTTCGGGTATTTTGTGCTCTTTCCGATTGTGCTCGGATTTTTAACACAATTATCCGCCGGCCACTTTGACATGGTATTTACGGCGGATAAGTATTTTACCTTTATGCTTAATCTTACATTGCCGTTCGGGTTTTTGTTTGAAATGCCTCTGGCCGTCATGTTTCTGACGCGTCTGGGGATCGTAAACCCAACCCGGCTGGCGAAGGCGAGAAAGCTTTCGTATTTTTTGCTGATCGTTGTCTCGGTGCTGATTACGCCGCCGGATTTTATGTCTGACTTTCTCGTCATGATTCCGCTGCTCGTCCTCTACGAAATCAGTGTGACGCTGTCCCGCATCGTTTACCGAAAGAAATGGGCCGAGACGCCGTCTGCCGCTTAG
- a CDS encoding thioredoxin family protein, with product MKELTDLHSLDSIENFIKQHQFSFIYISRPACTVCHAVLPQLRKVLDQFLKIKLGHINADEVEEVAGRFSVFTVPVLLLFIDGTEFLREARFVHFEQLEERLKRVYQLYQDV from the coding sequence ATGAAAGAGCTGACAGACTTACATTCATTAGATTCTATCGAGAATTTTATTAAACAGCATCAATTCAGTTTTATCTACATTTCAAGGCCCGCCTGTACAGTATGTCACGCTGTTCTGCCGCAGCTCAGAAAAGTATTGGATCAGTTTCTAAAAATCAAATTGGGGCATATCAATGCTGACGAGGTAGAAGAGGTTGCCGGCAGATTTTCAGTCTTCACTGTCCCCGTGCTTCTTTTGTTCATTGATGGGACTGAGTTTCTGAGAGAAGCCCGCTTCGTTCATTTTGAACAGCTCGAAGAAAGGCTGAAAAGGGTTTATCAGTTATATCAAGATGTATAA
- a CDS encoding DUF2512 family protein, whose protein sequence is MEHIKALAIKGIMTIIILYLILGLGFRFTFGDVLLMTIVLGAVSYFTGDLYVLPRWNNITAASADFGIAFLVVWLMGMPLSMGISGGRLAFAALISAIIIAVGEYFFHIYLMRKDLGGSRFLEPRSE, encoded by the coding sequence ATGGAGCACATTAAAGCGCTTGCCATTAAAGGCATTATGACCATCATTATTCTGTATCTGATACTGGGCTTAGGTTTCCGCTTTACATTCGGCGACGTGCTGCTGATGACCATTGTGTTGGGAGCCGTTTCCTACTTTACGGGCGATCTTTACGTGCTGCCAAGATGGAATAACATTACGGCGGCGTCCGCTGATTTCGGAATCGCGTTTCTTGTTGTATGGCTGATGGGAATGCCGCTGTCCATGGGCATTTCAGGAGGAAGACTGGCGTTTGCCGCTCTTATTTCCGCCATCATCATTGCTGTCGGAGAATACTTTTTCCATATCTATCTGATGAGAAAAGACTTGGGCGGGTCCCGTTTTTTAGAGCCCCGATCTGAATAA
- the pcp gene encoding pyroglutamyl-peptidase I — protein sequence MEKKVLLTGFDPFGGETVNPSWEAVKRLNGAAEGPASIVSEQVPTVFYKSLAVLREAIKKHQPDIIICVGQAGGRMQITPERVAINLNEARIPDNEGNQPVGEDISQGGPAAYWTGLPIKRIVEEIKKEGIPAAVSYTAGTFVCNHLFYGLMDEISRHHPHIRGGFIHIPYIPEQTLQKSAPSLSLDHITKALKIAAVTAAVHEDDIETGGGELH from the coding sequence ATGGAGAAAAAAGTATTGCTTACAGGCTTTGACCCCTTTGGCGGGGAGACGGTCAATCCTTCATGGGAAGCGGTCAAACGGCTGAATGGTGCCGCTGAAGGCCCCGCCTCTATCGTATCCGAACAAGTTCCGACCGTTTTTTACAAGTCCCTTGCCGTGCTGCGCGAGGCGATAAAGAAACATCAGCCTGACATTATCATCTGTGTCGGACAGGCGGGCGGCAGAATGCAGATCACGCCGGAACGGGTCGCGATCAATCTGAATGAAGCGCGCATACCGGATAACGAAGGAAACCAGCCTGTCGGGGAAGACATTTCTCAAGGCGGTCCCGCAGCCTATTGGACCGGCCTTCCGATCAAACGGATCGTTGAGGAGATTAAAAAAGAAGGCATTCCCGCGGCTGTATCCTACACGGCGGGGACGTTTGTATGCAATCATCTCTTTTACGGGCTGATGGATGAAATCAGCCGTCATCATCCGCACATCCGTGGCGGGTTTATACACATCCCGTACATTCCAGAGCAAACCTTGCAGAAATCCGCGCCGAGCCTCAGCCTTGATCACATCACAAAAGCGCTCAAAATCGCCGCGGTGACCGCCGCGGTGCATGAGGACGATATTGAGACCGGCGGAGGCGAGCTTCACTAA
- a CDS encoding ring-cleaving dioxygenase, whose translation MAKKTMGIHHITAIVGHPQENADFYAGVLGLRLVKQTVNFDDPGTYHLYFGDEGGKPGTIITFFPWVDARQGIIGDGQVGVTSYVVPRGAMSFWEKRLEKFNVPYTKIERFGEQYIEFDDPHGLHLEIAEREAGGTNTWTFGDVTPDVAIKGFGGATLLSAQPEKTGELLENIMGLERVGKEGDFVRYRSAGDIGNVIDLKITPIGRGQMGVGTVHHIAWRAQDDEDQLEWQRFIAAHGYGVTPVQDRNYFNAVYFREHGEILFEIATDPPGFAHDESQETMGGKLMLSEQYEPHRAHIEQGLLPFEVRELD comes from the coding sequence ATGGCTAAAAAAACGATGGGAATACATCATATTACAGCAATTGTCGGTCACCCTCAAGAGAATGCTGATTTCTACGCTGGAGTGCTGGGGCTGCGATTGGTCAAGCAAACGGTCAATTTTGATGATCCGGGTACGTATCACCTTTATTTTGGGGATGAAGGCGGGAAGCCGGGAACAATCATCACATTCTTTCCGTGGGTGGACGCCCGTCAAGGCATCATTGGAGACGGACAGGTTGGCGTGACATCTTACGTCGTGCCAAGAGGTGCTATGTCATTTTGGGAAAAGAGACTTGAAAAGTTCAACGTGCCATACACAAAAATCGAGCGTTTTGGAGAACAATATATAGAATTTGATGACCCGCATGGCCTGCATTTAGAAATCGCGGAAAGAGAAGCAGGGGGGACCAATACGTGGACTTTCGGAGATGTAACCCCGGATGTTGCCATTAAAGGCTTTGGCGGTGCAACCCTGTTATCAGCACAGCCTGAAAAAACAGGTGAATTGCTAGAAAACATCATGGGGCTTGAGCGAGTCGGCAAAGAAGGAGACTTCGTACGTTATCGTTCTGCCGGTGATATCGGAAATGTGATTGATCTTAAAATAACGCCTATCGGCCGCGGACAAATGGGTGTCGGCACGGTCCATCACATCGCTTGGCGGGCTCAGGATGACGAAGATCAATTAGAATGGCAAAGATTCATTGCTGCGCACGGATATGGTGTGACTCCTGTTCAGGATAGAAACTATTTTAATGCGGTTTACTTCAGAGAACATGGGGAAATCTTATTTGAGATCGCAACTGATCCGCCGGGCTTTGCCCATGATGAGTCACAAGAAACAATGGGCGGAAAATTGATGCTCTCTGAGCAGTATGAACCGCATCGGGCTCATATTGAACAAGGGCTGCTGCCGTTTGAAGTGAGAGAATTAGATTGA